In Leptospira bouyouniensis, the following proteins share a genomic window:
- a CDS encoding GMC family oxidoreductase N-terminal domain-containing protein has product MDKLINVTFLKKDLDLEADFVIVGSGAGGGTSAEILSKAGYSVIIVEEGNYETSKEFDLKELSTFNRLYYEGATRPTKDKGFTVVQGRTVGGSTVVNWTTCIRTPNETLNYWEKNLGIKGYSNDELEPWFELASKRFSIQPWEAHNQNNNLLSVGAKKLGWRYSSIPRNVKNCNMLGYCGLGCPIDAKQSQLVTTIPSALKEKTTLLYNTKAIRYEWKENKIDHLTCKPSIEGNGTQPNIRLFAKHFITSAGAINSPALLLRSKLPDPYNLIGKRTFVQLHNYSVAEMPTPVYGFFGAPQSVASDEFLWKEGVTGKAGYNIEAVGAQPIVLMNLRKLVGEEFDQYVKSYPNLHVLVSQIRDGFNEDSLGGTVHLNETGYPILDYPLNDFMVDGIRRSYLSMAECQFAAGAKTVVPANNVVSPFKSWLEAKKGIEKMVIQSPNTVVNSTHPLGGNAMGNSEKTSVVNPKGKFHHMKNLSVIDGSIFPTSLGVNPSYTIYAIASKLASDLVQEYRQNVN; this is encoded by the coding sequence ATGGATAAATTGATTAATGTTACGTTTTTAAAGAAGGATTTAGATTTAGAAGCAGACTTTGTGATTGTTGGATCTGGTGCTGGCGGTGGTACAAGTGCAGAAATTCTATCGAAAGCTGGATATTCCGTGATCATTGTGGAAGAAGGAAACTACGAAACAAGTAAAGAATTTGATCTTAAAGAACTTTCCACCTTTAATCGGTTATACTATGAAGGTGCTACTAGACCAACAAAAGACAAAGGATTTACAGTTGTCCAAGGAAGGACAGTTGGCGGTTCTACTGTTGTTAACTGGACTACTTGTATTAGAACACCAAATGAAACACTTAACTATTGGGAAAAAAATCTCGGAATCAAAGGATACTCAAATGATGAGTTAGAACCTTGGTTTGAATTGGCTTCAAAACGATTTTCAATCCAACCATGGGAAGCACATAATCAAAACAATAATCTACTTAGTGTTGGTGCTAAAAAACTTGGTTGGAGATATAGTTCCATACCGAGAAACGTAAAAAACTGTAATATGTTGGGTTATTGTGGATTGGGTTGCCCAATCGATGCAAAACAAAGCCAACTTGTTACTACCATTCCATCTGCTTTAAAAGAAAAAACTACATTGCTTTATAACACAAAAGCAATTCGTTATGAATGGAAAGAAAACAAAATAGACCATTTAACTTGTAAACCAAGTATCGAAGGGAATGGAACTCAGCCAAACATTCGATTGTTTGCGAAACATTTTATCACAAGTGCAGGTGCTATCAACTCACCAGCATTGTTATTACGTTCTAAATTACCTGACCCATACAATTTAATTGGAAAACGAACTTTCGTTCAATTGCATAACTATTCTGTAGCAGAAATGCCAACCCCAGTATATGGATTTTTTGGTGCACCTCAATCTGTTGCATCTGATGAATTTCTTTGGAAAGAAGGTGTAACAGGAAAAGCAGGTTATAACATCGAAGCAGTAGGCGCTCAACCAATTGTTTTGATGAATCTAAGAAAATTGGTTGGTGAAGAATTTGACCAATATGTAAAAAGTTACCCCAACTTACATGTATTAGTTTCACAAATTCGTGATGGATTTAATGAAGATAGTTTAGGTGGAACAGTCCATTTGAATGAGACAGGATATCCAATTTTAGATTATCCATTAAATGATTTTATGGTAGATGGAATCAGAAGATCATATCTATCCATGGCTGAATGCCAATTTGCTGCAGGCGCAAAAACAGTAGTACCTGCTAATAATGTTGTAAGTCCTTTCAAGAGTTGGTTAGAAGCCAAAAAAGGAATTGAAAAAATGGTGATTCAATCTCCTAACACTGTTGTAAATTCCACACATCCGTTAGGTGGAAATGCAATGGGAAATTCCGAAAAAACATCTGTAGTTAATCCAAAAGGTAAGTTTCATCATATGAAGAACCTTTCTGTGATAGATGGATCCATTTTTCCCACAAGTTTAGGTGTAAATCCAAGTTATACAATCTATGCAATTGCTTCAAAATTAGCTTCAGATTTGGTTCAGGAATATCGTCAGAATGTTAACTAG
- a CDS encoding TetR/AcrR family transcriptional regulator produces the protein MVEKALKLNKSEEILTAALELFTAKGFDGTAVPLIAERANVAAGTIYRYFESKEDLVNSLFQKWQENLYNKIKDNFPENVDPKEQFHRIWFSMAEFQRENPIAFDFLEMQYNLPYLDKKSITKRALLLKFLTRFAHDNRDILIKFPPDALIAIVWGAFVGLVKGSRNGKIKLDDQFLKESEILLWNAIKLPT, from the coding sequence TTGGTCGAAAAGGCTTTAAAATTGAATAAAAGCGAAGAAATCTTAACGGCAGCATTAGAGTTATTTACGGCAAAGGGTTTTGATGGAACCGCTGTTCCGCTCATTGCAGAACGCGCCAATGTCGCTGCGGGAACCATTTATCGTTACTTTGAAAGTAAAGAAGACCTTGTGAATTCCCTCTTTCAAAAATGGCAAGAGAACCTTTACAACAAAATCAAAGACAATTTCCCAGAGAATGTTGATCCGAAAGAACAATTCCATCGAATTTGGTTTTCGATGGCCGAATTCCAGAGAGAGAATCCAATTGCATTTGATTTTTTGGAAATGCAGTATAACTTACCTTATTTAGATAAAAAAAGTATCACAAAACGGGCGTTATTATTAAAATTTTTAACTCGTTTTGCTCATGATAACCGAGATATTCTTATCAAATTTCCACCTGATGCGCTCATTGCTATCGTTTGGGGAGCATTTGTAGGACTCGTCAAAGGTTCGCGAAATGGAAAAATTAAATTGGATGATCAATTTTTAAAAGAATCTGAAATTTTATTATGGAATGCAATCAAACTTCCAACCTAG
- a CDS encoding EAL domain-containing protein, translating to MVSALEPTKQKQYVPLLQPIFSVEEQNVVAYESLGRIRDGSGHLVMVPEFLDPNVTPLRMSIIDRELLSITLEKIKNTNDQLFVNMSPDQVILEYEECKGNVLPITEIVKHHGVSLDRIVIEITEKSGSFGTDVLAAGVELLKEQGFGIALDDVGSESSNLERLGAIKPDIIKIDLNILKKSIEKREYQSILEYLKQISLSIGSQLLFEGIESEQELYQAVNSGASLLQGFYLGRPTEFNEDKQSICDVVVPRLQIYHENKRKEVAKEIEFEKLIKTKLMSLQLKTIKLDNRVIIDPQSFFKLDPMIQRVYVTDWQGTQVSPYYERTSDSGFIENMSFLQKNWSYMPFFYKHVKQVFRDSESWQVSDPYWDKTLKKKVIVYSRVNEMGYSFFVDLVLDEIKT from the coding sequence ATGGTAAGTGCATTGGAACCAACCAAACAAAAACAATATGTCCCCTTACTCCAACCGATCTTTTCTGTTGAAGAGCAGAATGTAGTGGCTTACGAATCCTTAGGCCGCATCCGAGATGGAAGTGGACATTTGGTAATGGTTCCAGAATTTTTAGATCCCAATGTGACTCCACTCCGTATGTCCATCATTGACAGAGAATTACTCAGTATCACATTAGAAAAAATTAAAAACACGAATGACCAACTCTTTGTCAATATGTCTCCGGACCAGGTGATTTTAGAATACGAAGAATGTAAGGGGAACGTTCTTCCCATTACAGAAATAGTGAAACATCATGGGGTTTCCTTGGATCGAATTGTCATCGAGATTACGGAAAAATCGGGAAGTTTTGGAACAGATGTACTGGCAGCAGGCGTTGAACTTCTCAAAGAACAGGGATTTGGGATTGCATTAGATGATGTTGGATCAGAGTCTTCCAACTTAGAAAGGTTAGGTGCAATTAAACCAGATATCATCAAAATTGATTTGAATATACTAAAAAAATCCATCGAAAAAAGAGAATACCAATCAATCCTTGAATATCTAAAACAAATTTCGTTGAGCATTGGATCACAATTGTTATTTGAGGGAATTGAATCGGAACAAGAGTTATACCAAGCCGTAAATTCTGGTGCAAGTTTATTACAAGGATTTTATTTAGGAAGACCAACTGAATTTAATGAAGATAAACAAAGCATATGCGATGTAGTTGTACCTCGTTTACAAATTTATCATGAGAATAAACGAAAGGAAGTCGCAAAGGAAATTGAATTTGAAAAATTGATAAAGACGAAGTTAATGTCATTACAATTAAAAACAATTAAATTGGACAATCGTGTCATCATAGATCCACAAAGTTTTTTTAAATTAGATCCAATGATACAACGGGTGTATGTGACAGATTGGCAAGGAACTCAAGTTTCTCCCTATTATGAAAGAACAAGTGATTCTGGATTCATCGAAAATATGTCTTTTTTACAGAAAAACTGGTCCTATATGCCATTTTTTTATAAGCACGTAAAACAAGTGTTTCGTGATTCAGAGTCTTGGCAAGTCAGTGACCCATATTGGGATAAAACACTAAAGAAGAAAGTGATTGTATACTCTCGTGTGAATGAAATGGGTTACTCATTTTTTGTAGATTTAGTTTTGGATGAAATTAAAACATAA
- a CDS encoding ankyrin repeat domain-containing protein, whose product MVIRSNCNQTFVSLFILLLLSLNSIDANDLNLSQMRDPKTIKEKVNKAFDVNTKRNEDGYTLLHYAAELGNVDLAKFLISKGANLNVPLKDGNTPLATAINFSKNEIIRLLLEQGVNPNYALGERNYNRTHFHFFMIKIRKFDPSLFALFLTIEKDIDGLDKYGTTKLHSAILNEKYALIQLLLDAGANPQKKDKWGKTAIEFAERQNNPNVLKLLLKE is encoded by the coding sequence ATGGTAATCCGATCAAATTGTAATCAAACTTTCGTAAGTTTATTTATCTTATTATTACTATCGCTGAACTCAATCGATGCAAACGATCTCAATCTTTCCCAGATGCGTGATCCCAAAACCATCAAAGAAAAAGTAAACAAAGCATTTGATGTCAATACAAAACGAAATGAAGATGGGTATACACTCCTCCATTATGCTGCTGAACTGGGAAATGTTGATCTCGCTAAGTTTTTAATCTCCAAGGGAGCAAATCTAAATGTTCCCTTGAAAGATGGAAATACCCCACTTGCCACTGCCATCAATTTTAGTAAAAACGAAATCATCCGGTTATTATTGGAACAAGGTGTAAATCCAAATTATGCGTTAGGTGAAAGAAACTACAATCGCACCCATTTCCATTTTTTTATGATCAAAATTCGGAAATTCGATCCGTCTTTGTTTGCCTTATTTTTAACCATTGAAAAGGATATCGATGGCCTGGACAAATACGGTACCACAAAACTTCACAGTGCCATCCTAAATGAAAAATACGCACTCATCCAACTACTACTAGACGCAGGAGCCAATCCACAAAAAAAAGATAAATGGGGTAAAACAGCGATTGAATTTGCAGAACGGCAAAACAATCCAAATGTTTTAAAACTCCTATTGAAAGAATGA
- a CDS encoding RluA family pseudouridine synthase: MNPKTNTRFLPKGLHIIYEDRDLLVVDKPAGLLTIATESEKSKTAYASLMDYVKKGSERSKHRIFIVHRLDRDTSGILVFAKTETAKQTLQDNWDKTKKTYVAVTHGHWKEKQGTIKSYLTESKAHRVYSVDDPKEGKYSETKYKVLKESNLYSLLEIDLITGRKNQIRVHFADKGYPIVGDTKYGNQTRSYPRMALHSLSITLTHPFQKKTFSFTTNIPNFMTGLVGGYELERIQNAT, from the coding sequence ATGAACCCAAAAACAAACACTCGGTTTTTACCAAAAGGCTTACACATCATTTATGAAGACCGAGATTTGCTTGTAGTTGATAAACCAGCAGGGCTTTTGACCATCGCCACAGAGTCAGAAAAATCAAAAACTGCCTATGCTTCCCTAATGGATTATGTGAAAAAGGGAAGTGAAAGGTCCAAACATCGCATTTTTATTGTTCACCGATTGGATCGAGATACTTCCGGGATCCTTGTATTTGCTAAAACAGAAACCGCAAAACAAACGTTACAAGATAATTGGGATAAAACGAAAAAAACTTATGTTGCTGTTACCCACGGTCATTGGAAAGAAAAACAAGGCACCATCAAATCCTATCTCACGGAATCAAAAGCACACCGCGTGTATTCTGTGGATGATCCGAAAGAGGGAAAGTATTCTGAAACAAAATACAAAGTGTTAAAAGAATCAAATTTATATTCTCTATTAGAAATCGATCTCATCACTGGCCGAAAAAATCAAATCCGGGTACATTTTGCAGATAAAGGCTACCCCATCGTTGGTGACACGAAGTATGGCAACCAAACAAGATCCTATCCTCGTATGGCACTCCATTCACTTTCGATCACGTTAACTCACCCTTTTCAGAAAAAAACATTCTCATTTACAACCAATATTCCCAATTTTATGACAGGCCTTGTCGGAGGTTATGAATTGGAAAGGATTCAAAATGCAACATAA